ATTCTGGAAGAAATCATGGGACAGAAGCCGGGGATAACGCCGGACGTTTGGCGCTAAATTCACTTTTTTCCAGGCAGAATGGGCGCACTCCGAGCCGTATGTAGCCAATCGTTCACAACTTATTTTTCGATGCCACACTGGGTCATTGAGGGCGCACCATTACCTCATGAGCCTCAATGTCGAGAGCACGCGCATCCCCACCGTGCTGGCCCCACCACCCCTGCGGTTGATTGATGATGCCGGGCATCCGGTTGATGAGAGTCAGACCGGCGGGTTCACTCTGCCAGACACCGCCACCCTGCTCAGCCTGTACCGGCGCATGGTGATTGCCCGCCGATTCGACGTTCAGGTGACGGCCCTCACGCGTCAGGGACGCCTCGCCACCTATCCCTCGGCTCTCGGCCAGGAGGCCTGCGAAATTGCCGCGGTATCGGCTCTCGATTCCGGTGACTGGTTGTTTCCCACCTATCGCGACAGCATTGCGCTCCTCACTCGCGGTGTGAAACCCGCCGATATTCTCGCCTCGTTTCGAGGCGATTGGCACAGCGGCTACGACTACTACGAGCACCGCATTGCCCCGCAGGCCACCCCGCTGGCCACGCAGGCGCTTCATGCCGTTGGCCTGGCAACCGCAGCCAAGCTCAAGCGCGACAGCACGGTGGCGTTGACGCTTCTCGGTGACGGTGCCACGAGCGAGGGTGATGCCCACGAGGCCTTCAACTTCGCCGCCGTGTGGCAGGCCCCGGTGGTCTTTCTGGTGCAGAATAACCAGTTCGCTATCAGTGTGCCCCTCGATAAGCAGATGGCGTGCCGCACGATCGCCGACAAGGCCATCGGCTACGGCATGCCCGGCTACTTCGTGGACGGCAACGACGTCGCTGCCATGTTTGCGGTCACCTCCGCCGCCGTTGACGCCGCACGGGCCGGCAAGGGACCCACGCTCATTGAAGGCCTCACCTATCGCATCGAGGCACACACCAATTCGGATGACCCGAGCCGGTATCGCAATGCCGCCGACGTGGATGTGTGGCGGGGTCGGGACCCGATCGAGCGGCTGGAAAAATTCCTGCTGTCCGAAGGCGCCCTGTCGGAGGCCGAACGTGCGTCAATTGCACAGGAGGCCGAAGATACGGCTGCTGCTACTCGCGAGTGCATGACGGTGCAGGCGGTGGTGGATCCACTGGAACTCTTTGAGCACGTGTATGCCAACCCCCGACCGGCTCTGGCCGAACAGCGCGCTGCCCTTGCCGCCGAACTCGCTGAGGACAGCGCCACCACTGCAGCCAGCACAGTTACTACAGATAGCACCGCCACTACAGCCAACACCGAGACGGATGCCCGCGCATGAGCCACACGATTGCCGGCGTCGCGACGCGCTCCCCCGAAACCCTCACCATGGCATCCGCTCTCAACGCCGCTATTCGTGACGCCATGACCGACGACCCCACCGTGGTGCTTTTTGGCGAAGACGTGGGGCCGCTTGGCGGGGTGTTCCGCGTGACCGACGGCCTGTACGCCGAGTTCGGCGAGACCCGGGTGAGCGATTCTCCCCTGGCGGAATCAGGAATCGTGGGCACGGCCATCGGCATGGCTATGTACGGCATGCGCCCGGTTGTCGAGATGCAGTTCGACGCCTTCAGCTACCCGGCATTTCAGCAGATCGTGTCGCACGTTGCCAAAATGCGTAACCGCACTCGCGGCAAGATTGCCCTTCCGATCGTTATTCGCATTCCCTATGCCGGCGATATTGGTGGTGTCGAGCACCACTCGGATTCCTCGGAGGCGTACTGGACCTCCACGCCCGGACTCACCGTTGTGTCCCCCTCAAACCCGGCCGATGCCTATTCCATGCTGCGCGAGGCGATCGCGAGCGATGATCCGGTGATCTTCATGGAACCCAAGAGCCGTTACTGGACCAAAGCCGAGCTCACCCTCCCCGTGACGACCGCGCCCATGGCGAGCGCCGTCATTCTTCGGGAAGGCACCGATGTCACCCTGCTCGCCTACGGACCCACGGTGAAGACCGCCCTGGCCACAGCGGAGCTTGCCACCGCCGAGGGACTCTCCATTGAGGTCATTGACCTGCGCAGCCTCTCTCCTTTTGACGATGCCACGGTGAGCGCTTCGCTGCGCAAAACCAGCCGCGTGGCCGTGATTCATGAGGCCGCACAGTTTGGCGGCTACGGCGCCGAGGTGGCTGCCCGTCTCACCGAACGCAACTTCTTCTACCTCGCCGCTCCCATTCTGCGCATCACCGGCTTCGACATTCCCTACCCCTCCCCCAAACTTGAAGAGTATTTTTTGCCCACGCCCGACCGTATTCTGGCCGCGATTTCGCGTTGGGAGTGGAGCTGATGCGCAACGATTTTCTCCTCCCCGACCTCGGTGAGGGCCTCACCGAGGCGGAGATCGTCTCGTGGCTGGTGGCGCCGGGCGACACCATCACCATTGACCAGCCTGTGGTGGAGGTGGAGTCGGCCAAGTCCGTGGTGGAGTTACCCTCACCGTTCGGGGGCATTGTCGAGAAGATCTTCGGTACTCCCGGAGAGACCATTCACGCGGGCCAGGTTCTGATCACGGTTGTCGATCCGGCCCACGCTGTCCTTGACGCTGCGCCTGACCCTGCGGATGACTCCGTGCCAGCCGCTGTGCCCGCCGCTGTGCCCGACACGGCACCCGGGGTGAGCGGTGCGGTTCTCATCGGGTACGGAACGACCGTGAGCACCCGGCCTGCTCGACGCGTCGTGCAGGGCAGATTCGGCACGCGGGCACCAACGGCCACTGCCACTGCCACTGCCACTGCCCCTGCTGTCCCCGTGCCGGTAACCGTCACCACGACACCGGAACCCTCTCCCCAAGCAGTGATCCAGCATCTCGACCCGTCCCGGCGCTCTCCCGTCGTGTCGCCTCTGGTGCGCCGTCTGGCCCGGGAGAACGGATTCGATGCGAGCCAGCTCCTGGGCACCGGACGCAACGGACTCGTCGTTCGCACCGACGTGCAGGCCTTTCTCCACGCGGTCCCGGCGAGCGCTCCGGTCGTGACCGTTCCGGATCCCCTGCCCGCGGCATCCGCTGTGAACACCCCGCTCGCGAGCGAGAGCGTGCGCATTCCCATCACCGGCCTGCGCAAGGTCGTGGCGCAACGACTCACCACGTCGCGCCGCGAGATTCCCGAGGCCACCATCTGGCTCGACGTTGACGCCACCGAACTCTTCGTGGCCCGCGATCGACTCCTCGCGGCAACCGGTGAACGCTTCAGCGTGACCGCCCTCATCGCCCGCTTCGTGGTGGCTGGTCTCCGCCGCTACCCGCTCTTGAACTCCTCGGTGGATACCGCGAGCCAGGAGATTCTGCAGCATGGAGCCATCAACCTGGGTCTCGCCGCCCAGACACCCCGCGGACTCATGGTTCCGGTCGTTCATGGTGCCCACGCCATGACCACGCGACAACTGCGGGACGCCATTGCCGGACTCGTGGTGAGCGCGGCCGACGGCACCTTCCCGCCGGCCGCGCTCACCGGAGGAACGTTCACGCTCAACAACTTTGGCTCACTCGGTGTTGACGGCTCCGCTGCAATCATCAACCATCCCGAAGCCGCGATGCTCGGCATTGGGCGCATGATCGAGCGCCCGTGGGTGGTCAATCACGAACTCGCGGTACGAACCGTCGTGGAACTCTCCATGGTGTTCGACCACCGGGTGTGTGATGGCGGAACCGCCGCGGGGTTCCTCACCTTCGTGGCGGGGTGCATCGAGAATCCCGTGTCGTTGCTGGCCGAACTGTGAGGCGTTGGTCGGCGGCGCTTCGCTAGAGCAGACCAAGAAAACGGGCGGCGATAACGACACAGCAGAGGTCAATGGCGAGAAAGACTCCGACCCAGAAGAGGCCCGGCACGTGGGTGAGCCGTGCCAGCTGGTCGGCGTCCGAGGCTCCGGCCGACCCGAGCGACCTCGACCGTTGCAGTTCCAGCACGGTACGCAGCGCCCCGACCAGCAGAAACACGGTGAGGATCAGCGCAAAAATGCTCTGCACCTGGGACGTGCCGAACCAGGTCACGGCAAAGATCACCCCACCGGCTACGAGAACCGACCACAGTCCGAACCAGTTGCGGATCTGAACCAGAAGCAGCAACAGTGCCGCCAGTAGTAGCCACAGCAGCGCCACATCGTAACCGCGGCCGAGGAGCCACGCGGCACCCACCCCGAGCAGCGCCGGGGCCGGGTACCCGGCTAGCAGGGTGAACGCCATACCGGGTCCTCGCGGTCGACCCCGACTCACGGTGAGACCCGAGGTATCGCTGTGCAAGCGGATGCCGCTGAGCCTTCGTCTGCTCAGGGTGGCCGCCACCCCATGCCCACCCTCGTGCACAATGGTGATGCCGTGACGGGTCACCCGCCACATCGCGGGAACGAGGACGAGAAGTGTGGCCGCCACCACGCTGGACCACGCCGCAATGAGGTTCAGTGGAGCATGCGGCTGGGTCAGGCTGTCCCCGAGTGCCCACAGTGCGTCCATGCATTCCACACTAGGTGAGCGGTTCCCTCCCCCTGCGCAGGGCGCACTGCCTAGCCGGGGTTGTGGTCGCCGAAGCCCCGCGCTCGGACGCGGGCTTGGGCTGTGGGCGACGGCCCAGGCCGCAAGGCATTCGGAACGGTCGGTGCCGACCAGGACAACCGCACGCCCTCCCCCGGTTCGCTCTTCACCTCAAACCGGCCGCCACAGATTCGAGCCCGCTGCCGCAGGTTGTCGAGGCCGCTGGACCGCACCGGCTGGGTGAACCCCTGCCCGTTATCGACGATCAACAGTCGAATACGGCCATGATCGGCGGTGACAGAGATTCGTACGCTCGTCGCCGCGGCGTGCCGGGTGACATTACTGAGCGCCTCGGTGATGACGGCCAGCAGATTCTCCGTAAGAGACTCCCCCAGATCGGCATCGATGGGGCCCGACAGCCGAATGTTCGGTGCAAACGTCAATGATCGGGTGCCCGCCGAGATCACCGCAAGAATCTTGCTGCTCATGCTTGCCGAGTCCTTCGACGCCCCCCGAAGCGAGTAGATGGTGTCCCGCAGCTCGTGGATCGTGCTGTCCAGCTCCACGGTCACGGCGGCAATGCGCTCCAGCGCCACCGGGTCGTCGGTGAATCGCCGGAGACTCTGCATGCTCAGCCCAGCCGCAAAGAGGCACTGAATCACGAGGTCGTGCAGGTCGCGGGCAATGCGGTCCCGATCCCCGAAGACCGCCTGCTGCTCGCGCATGCGGTGCACGTTCGCGAGTTCCAGTCCGAGTGCCACGTAGGAACCGAAGACCGCACTCATCTCAACATCGGTTGCACTGAAGGGGCTGGATCCGGGCGCGCGAGCGAGCAACAACACGCCCTGCCCCTCACCGGGCGGGCCAAGAGCAACGAGCAGCGTGTGCCCGAGGTTCGGACAGCCCCGAAGATCGGCCGCGACCGACGGGTCAATGACCTGCGACAACGCTGTCAGCACGGTCGACACCCCCGTAGCCCGCACCTGGGCCAGTGCTGTCACGCCCATGGCAACGCTCCGGCCGATCACAGCGGATGCCCCGGCGCCGGCACCCGCCGCGCAGAACACCGTGTCAGTTTCATCGGTCGGCAATCCCACGAGGGCAAGCACGGAATCTGACTCGAACATCGCGCGCTGGGCCACAGTGACGAGGCCGCTCCCGCCGTCGTCATCATCATTATCGAAAGATCGCAGCAGGTCTCGCGCCATGTCCGCACAGGCCTCGAGCCACGCCGCTCGGCGGCGCGCCTCGTCGAAGAGGCGCGCGTTCTCAATGGCGACTCCCGCCGCTGCGGCGAGCGCCACGGCGAGTTCCTGGTCCTCCGGGGTGAAATCACCACCCCCCTCCTTCTCGGTGAGATAAAGGTTGCCAAACACCACATCACGCACCCGAACGGGAACCCCAAGAAACGAGACCATCGGTGGGTGATGTTCCGGAAACCCGGCCGCCGCGGGATGCTGGCCCAGATCATGCAGGCGGATGGGTTGGGGTTCGCGAATGAGGAGTCCCAGCACACCCTTGCCTACCGGTAACGGACCGACCTTCCGCACCGTCTCCTCGTCAAAACCCACGGTGATGAAGTGCGAGAGACTCTGGTTCTCCCCAATGACACCGAGTGCCCCATACTGCGCGTTCAGAAGCTGGCAGGCAGACTCAACCACACGTTTAAGAACCGCATCGAGGCTGAGGTCCTCGGCAATCGACACGACCGCGCTCACCAGACCGCGAATACGCTCCTGCGTCGCCATCAGCTCATCCGCACGCCCCACCAGTTGCTGCAGGAGGTCTTCGATTCGCGTACTCCCGGCGTGCGGCACGGTTTCAGCCACGAGCACGGTTTCATCCAGTGGCACGCTGCCGTGAGGCACCGCTCCCGCAGGCAGATCAGCCAGCTGGTCTTCCATAGCGCAGCCCCACTTTCGATGCCGGAATGTGTCGAGGCTCACTCTGGCAGGTATTGGGCCCGACAACCAGCCGGATCGCTCGGGGACTCACAT
This sequence is a window from Cryobacterium sp. CG_9.6. Protein-coding genes within it:
- a CDS encoding dihydrolipoamide acetyltransferase family protein yields the protein MRNDFLLPDLGEGLTEAEIVSWLVAPGDTITIDQPVVEVESAKSVVELPSPFGGIVEKIFGTPGETIHAGQVLITVVDPAHAVLDAAPDPADDSVPAAVPAAVPDTAPGVSGAVLIGYGTTVSTRPARRVVQGRFGTRAPTATATATATAPAVPVPVTVTTTPEPSPQAVIQHLDPSRRSPVVSPLVRRLARENGFDASQLLGTGRNGLVVRTDVQAFLHAVPASAPVVTVPDPLPAASAVNTPLASESVRIPITGLRKVVAQRLTTSRREIPEATIWLDVDATELFVARDRLLAATGERFSVTALIARFVVAGLRRYPLLNSSVDTASQEILQHGAINLGLAAQTPRGLMVPVVHGAHAMTTRQLRDAIAGLVVSAADGTFPPAALTGGTFTLNNFGSLGVDGSAAIINHPEAAMLGIGRMIERPWVVNHELAVRTVVELSMVFDHRVCDGGTAAGFLTFVAGCIENPVSLLAEL
- a CDS encoding M50 family metallopeptidase, whose translation is MDALWALGDSLTQPHAPLNLIAAWSSVVAATLLVLVPAMWRVTRHGITIVHEGGHGVAATLSRRRLSGIRLHSDTSGLTVSRGRPRGPGMAFTLLAGYPAPALLGVGAAWLLGRGYDVALLWLLLAALLLLLVQIRNWFGLWSVLVAGGVIFAVTWFGTSQVQSIFALILTVFLLVGALRTVLELQRSRSLGSAGASDADQLARLTHVPGLFWVGVFLAIDLCCVVIAARFLGLL
- the pdhA gene encoding pyruvate dehydrogenase (acetyl-transferring) E1 component subunit alpha, which translates into the protein MSLNVESTRIPTVLAPPPLRLIDDAGHPVDESQTGGFTLPDTATLLSLYRRMVIARRFDVQVTALTRQGRLATYPSALGQEACEIAAVSALDSGDWLFPTYRDSIALLTRGVKPADILASFRGDWHSGYDYYEHRIAPQATPLATQALHAVGLATAAKLKRDSTVALTLLGDGATSEGDAHEAFNFAAVWQAPVVFLVQNNQFAISVPLDKQMACRTIADKAIGYGMPGYFVDGNDVAAMFAVTSAAVDAARAGKGPTLIEGLTYRIEAHTNSDDPSRYRNAADVDVWRGRDPIERLEKFLLSEGALSEAERASIAQEAEDTAAATRECMTVQAVVDPLELFEHVYANPRPALAEQRAALAAELAEDSATTAASTVTTDSTATTANTETDARA
- a CDS encoding GAF domain-containing sensor histidine kinase, with translation MEDQLADLPAGAVPHGSVPLDETVLVAETVPHAGSTRIEDLLQQLVGRADELMATQERIRGLVSAVVSIAEDLSLDAVLKRVVESACQLLNAQYGALGVIGENQSLSHFITVGFDEETVRKVGPLPVGKGVLGLLIREPQPIRLHDLGQHPAAAGFPEHHPPMVSFLGVPVRVRDVVFGNLYLTEKEGGGDFTPEDQELAVALAAAAGVAIENARLFDEARRRAAWLEACADMARDLLRSFDNDDDDGGSGLVTVAQRAMFESDSVLALVGLPTDETDTVFCAAGAGAGASAVIGRSVAMGVTALAQVRATGVSTVLTALSQVIDPSVAADLRGCPNLGHTLLVALGPPGEGQGVLLLARAPGSSPFSATDVEMSAVFGSYVALGLELANVHRMREQQAVFGDRDRIARDLHDLVIQCLFAAGLSMQSLRRFTDDPVALERIAAVTVELDSTIHELRDTIYSLRGASKDSASMSSKILAVISAGTRSLTFAPNIRLSGPIDADLGESLTENLLAVITEALSNVTRHAAATSVRISVTADHGRIRLLIVDNGQGFTQPVRSSGLDNLRQRARICGGRFEVKSEPGEGVRLSWSAPTVPNALRPGPSPTAQARVRARGFGDHNPG
- a CDS encoding alpha-ketoacid dehydrogenase subunit beta → MSHTIAGVATRSPETLTMASALNAAIRDAMTDDPTVVLFGEDVGPLGGVFRVTDGLYAEFGETRVSDSPLAESGIVGTAIGMAMYGMRPVVEMQFDAFSYPAFQQIVSHVAKMRNRTRGKIALPIVIRIPYAGDIGGVEHHSDSSEAYWTSTPGLTVVSPSNPADAYSMLREAIASDDPVIFMEPKSRYWTKAELTLPVTTAPMASAVILREGTDVTLLAYGPTVKTALATAELATAEGLSIEVIDLRSLSPFDDATVSASLRKTSRVAVIHEAAQFGGYGAEVAARLTERNFFYLAAPILRITGFDIPYPSPKLEEYFLPTPDRILAAISRWEWS